The stretch of DNA TATCTGGATGAGCATCTGCACACCCCTCTGTATCTGTTCCTCTGTAACTTGTCCTTTGTGGACATGTGTTATACAACGACCATTGTTCCAAAACTCCTACATATGCTTTCATCTGGAAATCACAAAGTGTCCTTCAGAGAATGCTTCACCCAAATGTTCTTCTTCTTCTTGGCTGCCGGAACAGAAGATCTTCTGCTGTTCACAATGGCCTATGACCGCTACGTTGCGATCTGTAAGCCGCTACATTATCACTCTATACTAAGTAAAAAAGTGTGCTCTTTCTATATGGCTGCCATATGGTCTTGTGCAGCTTTAAACTCCTGTTTGATTACAGTCCCGACCATGAAGATGTCCTTCTGTAATTCCACCACAATTCACCATTTTTACTGTGATGCGAAAGCTCTGACGAAGATCTCATGTGCCGGCAAAGAAATGTTTTATTTTGTGATTTATTTAGAGCTATTTTTTTTCGGACTTTGCCCATTTTTATGCAGTTTGACATCCTATGCaaaaatattacaggttatatttcacataaaatcTGGAGACGGAAGAAAAAAGGCCTTCTCCACCTGCTCGTCCCTTCTCATCGTCATCATGCTCTACTACGGCACAGCTGCAGCGGTGTATTTATTGCCGTCTTCTAGATACTCTAATATTTTGGATCAGGTCTTCACTTTTTTATATGCAACTGTCACCCCAATGTTAAACCCACTGATTTATAGTCTTAGAAATAAAGATGTGAAGACGGCTGTGATGAGATTATTGCAGATTAGGTATAACActtaggggaagatttatcaaaacaatGTAAATAGAatacaaatcagattccacctttcatttttcaaaggagctccgACAAATGtaaggtggaacctgattggtgctatgggcaactaagccagtttttctttactccagttttgataaatctcccccttagacCTTTAATCCATATTACTTTTTAAAGGTCAATGTTTTCTTCTTCTAGACCTagagctgcacaatacaattcagCCACCAACAGAAGGGTTTGCTACCTACTGTCTATATATGGACAcaattggaggcaatttttgttaatGATTGAATtccactcatttttggctaaaaatcatattttcaattggcctttattaaaaatattgagtcgTTCTGTCACACAGGTTAGCTGTTttcctaactgtgtgactggtactttcactttgtgtcagtcatctaataaaccttatctctaaactactgagaggtcaaaacacttatttaagccacattcttatcagtaagatagggATTGAGCTCTGATGAGTGTTTAcaatgtcagagataaggagtccatctgctccccagatgacggaaaagacaaaaaatccattggctgctactagagcatctcagctatgtacacaaaaaaggtttccatatttttaataaagaccaattgaaaaaaattatttttagctcaaaataagtacaatgcaataattaaaaaaatgtccaAGCCTTAAAACTCAGTAATAAGACACTATACAGTTTATTTGGCTCCTGTGTCTCAAAGGCTTTCTCTGTCACAGCTAACTGCATCTCAAGGTTTCCTTTTGTCAAGTCGCCTCCAAAGAGTCAACTGGTAGGAAGCCTCAATACAGGATTTTCATGATACTCCTCAGATCCACTTTGCATTCACTCACTCAATTTACCACTAGAGTAACTTTGACTCTAACTCTCAATGGTTCTCAATGTGCCGCTGTTCCCACTGTCCACGTAAACCAGTTTAGTTTAGGAATTTATGACCATGTCGCATCTCAGGACTTCAGGACAACCAGAAAAAGAAATATCCTCCAGTGTACCGTGGTTTGGAGCACAGTACCACCCACTACACCACTGGTTCCACAACTACACTATTTAGTCCCAAAGGGCCCTCCAGAGCTAACCACTAGGGACTGACAGCACTCTTCAACCCCCACTGCTTCAGTGACATCCCACACAGTGTTCCTGTATGCAAACCTCTTCCATGGCCAGATCCTATAAGCCCCAACCACTAGATATCCCTTTGTTAGCCctctacttagggctcatgcacacgaccgtatggctttttcagtgttttgcggtccagtttttacggatccgttgttcagtttttttttcccgttgtgtttccgtgccatatgccatatacattatacagtaattacatagaaaaaattgggctgggcataacattttcaatagatggttcagcaaaaacggaacagatacggaagacatacggatgcatttccgtatatgttccgttttatttgcggacccattgacttgaatagagccaagcaccgtgatttgcggacaagaataggacatgttctatcttttcacggtacgtaaatactgaaacggaatgcaaacggagacacttcagttttttttgctgaaccattgaaatgaatggttcagtatatgtatcgcatactgaactacaaaaacggccagtatactgaacgcaaaatactgtcgtgtgcatgagcccttagtgacaAACATCCTAGACAATGTGTCTGAACCACTTAACACTACAGGAATCATTCCTTCTCCACTCCAGAAAGGACCTCTGTCATGACTCCAGACTTCCAGTTCACCACAGCCTCAGCCTCCAGTCTCTCCCACTTCTCCACAGAAAAACCAAGCCTACTCACACTGGTCAAAGCCTAAACATCAAATAGACTGTCAGCATCCAGTTCTAACACCTTACATGGTAGCGTCAATCCTCCATTAAACCTCCTCCCTTTACGGGCTTACTCCTGTCCCCAGTGGAACGGTGaagtgagttgttttttttgttgattTATACCATTTTGCATAGAATTTATAGCTTTTCAAAATAATTACTAACAGACCGACAATCACTTTTAAGAGGTTGCCCATTGCCAAATCAAGattctttttatgtgctcctaacacccctcaccatgcatatacagtatatgccccaatacctgtttttcatatcTGTGCTTTCCTTCCCCCTGTCTGGGCATCAGACTATGCTGGTAGCTTTGTTTACATTCCTAGTTTCCTATTTTGGAATACCTACCTTTATTGATAAATAAAAATGCACTGCAGAGTGATGAGTTACAGGCTGACCCCGCCTGCCACACTAATCAGTCTGCAGGAGCTCCGCCCACTACACCTCCTGTGGCCATGTTACTACACCCATACACCCTGCTGACCTATTTCTTACTCAGTTTCTAAATCATGtcactgacagtccacaggctcttccctcacaacCTCCAGAGTGCAATAAACAGCAAGCACATCAAAATACATCTGTATATAATCCTATCATGTACGATACAGACTACGATACTGTCTGGTGATGTGTGTATTTAATCCCATCTTGTACTATACTGTCTGGTGGGGTGTGTATATAAGCTTGTCACATCAGATACTGTTTGCTGTGCATCTGTATGTAAATCTAATTATGTGCAATACAGTCTAATGATCCTTTATCAAATAATTTTgtttttgatactgtctgctgaagtctgtatctaaggcctcatgcacacgaccatatcagttttgcagtctgaaaattgcagatctgcaaaccaAAGTTTTTGTCTGTGtgtgatccacattttttttcaGAACCATCGACATCAATGGGCTAGtggtctgtattttgtggaccagaataggacacggTCTATCTTTTGCAGAAGACATGGATGGggaaagcacatggatgtcaGCCGTGTGTTTTCCACATCTCTATATCTGTTTTGCAAAAGACAGAATATGTCTTATtcaggtccacaaaaaaatgccatCCTTAGGCCTATATTTTTGGTCTGTAACAAATCCACCTTTTTTGCAGATCACATAGAGACacctttatttcaatggggctgcaaagaatgtggacagcacattgatgccgaaaattatagaacatgtcctattcttgtccattttccgGAAAACAATAGGCATTTTGACAATGGTGCCTGCAAAAATTGTGGAATGCTCACGGAccatatctgtattttgcagacccAAAACGTATATGGTCGTGTCCATGAGGCCTAATCCTATATTTTTTTGCTTCTGCCTGCTGAAGTGTTTATCTagacctatcatgtgtgatactgtctgataaaCTTCTATATCTAAGGGCTCATACATATGATGATGATTAGCCCTGGAAACACGCTCCATGTATTGGTCACATATCCAGATACAGTCAGTTTCTTATCTGATCGCAGGGCCATATTTTGGAGTACTGGTCACACATTGATTGcactgctgggctgtgtaggaggagcgagCCGGCCCAGGAATCAGCATGTGCTCCTCTTACACAGCCTACCAAATGCGATGTGTGTCTGACCACATGGTGCCTGCCGGGGAGTGCAAAATATGCTCCGATCATCATGGGAACGCCTAGGTGGGCATAAATTCCTGAAAGGgggacaatgtgggcattactttgCGGGGCAAAATGTCCATCCTTGTCATTTTCAAAACTTGAGaggaatgtatatatatatatatatatatatatatatatatgcagaaagaTTCAGCTTTGCACAGGTCTATTTTATttgttgtatgtgtgtgtgttacACAGATATCTATAGtgtcctataacagtgacagccacagcgtccccccataacagtaatatcaacagtgtccccataacagtgacctccagagtgtcccccataatggtgactttcacagcatcccTCATaaaagtaacatccacagcacccacataacagaGACAACCACAGCGTCTCCCATAACAATGACCGCCTCAGTGCCctatccataacagtgacatctacagtgtgcccaagtgccatccacagtaccccccagtgccatccacagtgaccCCAAATGTTATCCACAGtacccccagtgacatccacagtgcgctCCAAgtaccatccacagtgcccccaagtaCCATCCGGAGTGCCCCCAAGTAccatccagagtgcccccaagtaccatccagagtgcccccaagtaccatccagagtgccccccaaatgccatccacagagcccccccaagtgccatccacagagccccccagtgacacccacagcataGCAACAGCACAGAGTCTGGTCACTATGCTGTGACTCATGCACAGTGCTTACACTGACAAGACGGCCAGCAGTCCTGGCCAATGCGCAGTAGTGTGCAGGCGTCGGTACAAAGGAAGGCCGGCAGGAGTCGTAATGTCAGTAGTGACAAACTATCTCCTTCTAAAGACAGGAAGATAGAAAACGGGATGTGACCAGAAGACCTGAAACCCTGACAGGAGCAGTCACGTGACCATGAAGAGGCTTTCCGAACTGGCTGCACTatggaaggtaagtatgaaaccaCCATTCTTCCTTCCACAAGTTAGGTTTATCCACAAGAAATCAGGTTTGTCCGTAGAACCCTTTTAACTCTTAAATACATAGAGTGATGAATAATGTCTTTCTGTAAGATTACCACAGAGGCGTAATCCATCCAAAGTTataaaccaacaatgtaacaaatCAAAACTGAACATAGGGAAGTATTAATTGCAGAAGAACACAAAGAACTCATGTAACAGAATTTTTCAGAGTGTTCCTACTAATAAATGCATCCATAAAGGTATATGTCCATGGCTCCAACCTagcactgtcagcagttttgcatggtcaaccctactgacagatgccctttaaatgatggCAATGAGCTTAGATGATTGCTTCATTAATTAATGATAAAGAACAGCTCAGAAAATCCTGTGACCATGCATTTGTATCCCTACCATGATTCAGTAATACATTCAGCATGTGTAGGATCCTCTCCCTAGATGTCCCTTCAAGGTACACCTACGGCTCTGCAGAATATATGGTGATCATGTTAAAAGGGGTCTTCCTACAGTAAACATGTTCCTCACTATTCCTATTACGTCTTGTCTTCCCTACACATTATTTTGCCGTTGTGCAAAATTAATCAGGAAATATCCAGGACCAAGAGTTTAGGATACTGCTGATTTTGGCCACGCATGGCAGTGGCGAATGGAGCTtctcaaaataatgtaaaaatggcCTCCAACACTGAGAACAATGCTGTAAAAGAGGATACTTGTATATTCAATGTAGCATTGaacgttaaaaaataaataaaacttcacAAAAATACATTTGTTTGTGCCCCCACCTCCCCCTATATCCTAATTGGTAGCAAGGTGGCGCCCTACCTTCACCTAACCATCGTCCCAGCCCTGCCCCTTAAGTGCAGCTGATCTTAAGGGTCTTGTGAGTGGTTGATTATTTTCAACTCCTACTGTGCTAGGATTGTAATTTCATCATCTCACTGAGTACATCAGGATAGATATTGGAGTTTATAGATCCAGACGGATTCCCTGTTTAACAATCCTTGTCCAACATGACCATCAGCTGGATTTGATTTAGCTTTTCCGTGGCAGAAAGCACTATGGAAGGGAAGCAGTATAATGTCATGATGGAAACTTTGGAACTTAGCATTCATACAAGTGATGAAGATAATGCACCCTGCCACACATCAAAAAATGTTCAGGAATGGTTGGAAGAACATGACAAAGAGTTCAATGTTCAATCTGATCATCCTTTTGGCttgaactggaaaaaaataattctgattCACAGAGTTCCCACTACTAAAATCCTGCCACCTAtgcccaagaatataactactataatactgcctcctatgtacaagaatatacctactataatactgcctctatgtacagtaatataactactataatactgctatgtacaggaatataactactataatactgcctctatgtacagtaatataactactataatactgctatgtacaggaatataactactataatactgcctctatgtacaagaatataactactataatactgctcctatgtacaagaatataactactataatactgcctcctatgtacaagaatataactactataatactgcctcctatgtacaagaatataactactataatactgctcctatgtacaagaatataactactataatactgcct from Bufo bufo chromosome 7, aBufBuf1.1, whole genome shotgun sequence encodes:
- the LOC121008709 gene encoding olfactory receptor 1E5-like, with amino-acid sequence MENHTSVPTEFNILPFSSKADSPALIPFLFTVIYLLGVLMNVLIVILIYLDEHLHTPLYLFLCNLSFVDMCYTTTIVPKLLHMLSSGNHKVSFRECFTQMFFFFLAAGTEDLLLFTMAYDRYVAICKPLHYHSILSKKVCSFYMAAIWSCAALNSCLITVPTMKMSFCNSTTIHHFYCDAKALTKISCAGKEMFYFVIYLELFFFGLCPFLCSLTSYAKILQVIFHIKSGDGRKKAFSTCSSLLIVIMLYYGTAAAVYLLPSSRYSNILDQVFTFLYATVTPMLNPLIYSLRNKDVKTAVMRLLQIRYNT